One segment of Ureibacillus thermophilus DNA contains the following:
- a CDS encoding pseudouridine synthase, which yields MERLQKVIAQAGIASRRKAEQLILEGKVKVNGEVVKALGTKVSRSDVVEVNGVKVEREKKVYYLFYKPRGVVSTVSDDKGRKTVMDYFKNHVEERIFPVGRLDYDTSGLLLLTNDGEFANLMTHPKYKIEKTYIARLKGIPQFEDIKRLRRGIMLEDGMTAPAKVELKKIDRKANKAICEITIHEGRNRQVRRMFEAIGTPVVKLKRERFAFLDLRGLNAGEFRKLTPHEVKQLRVLAETGKIG from the coding sequence ATGGAAAGGCTTCAAAAGGTTATTGCACAAGCAGGAATTGCTTCAAGGCGGAAAGCAGAGCAGTTGATTTTGGAAGGAAAAGTGAAAGTTAACGGCGAGGTTGTGAAAGCTTTAGGGACAAAGGTGTCCAGATCGGATGTCGTGGAAGTTAATGGAGTGAAAGTGGAAAGGGAAAAGAAAGTCTATTATTTATTCTATAAACCGCGGGGGGTTGTTTCTACCGTATCCGATGATAAAGGAAGAAAAACGGTAATGGATTATTTTAAAAACCACGTGGAAGAGCGAATTTTCCCTGTTGGCCGTCTTGATTATGATACATCTGGTCTGTTGCTCTTAACGAATGATGGCGAATTTGCTAATTTAATGACCCATCCAAAATACAAAATTGAAAAAACTTATATAGCTCGTTTAAAAGGCATTCCTCAATTTGAAGATATCAAAAGATTGCGTAGAGGAATTATGCTTGAAGATGGAATGACGGCTCCTGCCAAGGTGGAGTTGAAAAAAATCGATCGAAAAGCAAATAAAGCCATATGTGAAATTACCATTCATGAAGGGCGCAACCGGCAAGTCCGCCGCATGTTTGAAGCGATTGGAACGCCTGTCGTTAAATTAAAGCGTGAACGTTTTGCCTTCCTCGATTTAAGGGGACTTAATGCAGGAGAATTTCGCAAGTTGACCCCCCATGAAGTCAAACAATTGCGGGTGCTTGCAGAAACAGGAAAAATCGGTTAG
- the resA gene encoding thiol-disulfide oxidoreductase ResA, translating to MEKKKKRSIIRGVILLVLACAIIYTIYNSAKKDEVKVLADGDQAPNFELVDLEGNTHRLSDYKGQGVFLNFWGTWCEPCKREMPAMERQYQQFKDKGVQVLAVNIAQSNFEVQKFVDEYNLTFPVVIDKTKSVMQAYNVGQLPATFLISPDGKVKRIPPGELSEEQIQSFMESIKPE from the coding sequence ATGGAGAAGAAAAAGAAACGCTCGATTATTAGAGGAGTTATCCTCCTTGTGTTGGCGTGTGCGATTATTTATACAATATACAACTCCGCAAAGAAAGATGAAGTGAAAGTCTTAGCCGATGGAGATCAGGCGCCTAATTTTGAACTGGTTGATTTGGAAGGTAATACTCATCGATTATCCGACTACAAAGGGCAGGGCGTTTTCCTGAATTTCTGGGGAACATGGTGTGAACCGTGCAAGAGAGAAATGCCTGCCATGGAACGCCAATATCAACAATTCAAAGATAAAGGCGTTCAAGTATTAGCTGTCAATATTGCCCAATCCAATTTTGAAGTGCAAAAATTTGTGGATGAGTATAATCTTACATTCCCAGTGGTGATTGATAAAACGAAAAGTGTGATGCAGGCGTATAATGTGGGTCAATTGCCAGCTACTTTCTTAATTAGTCCGGATGGAAAAGTAAAAAGAATTCCTCCTGGTGAATTGTCAGAAGAACAAATACAATCATTTATGGAGTCAATTAAGCCAGAATAG
- a CDS encoding cytochrome c biogenesis protein ResB, whose product MEKISCVCGHENPYGTKICGKCGRPLSEDAKAQKVLDMRYDGSAIRSKTYNKSIIDKIWNFFSSVKVGVALIVITLITSSIGTFFPQKFNIQAATEAEKALYYEQNYGTIGKLYYELGFSDIYNSWWYQILVGLLAISIIVASLDRGIPLYKSLKNQRVKRHESFMKKQRIVAHGPVTEGDPSKTLELVAEKMAKLRYKVRRDGNALFAEKNRFARSGPYINHLGLIIFIFGVMLRFIPGFHVDEAMWIREGEVRAVPGMEGYFLENKQFIIETYDNEPTKAQIQQGVTAIAKNYQTDVKLYKQAEGAVLGNTDDMELVKEYSIRVNHPLKYDGYAIYQMDYRLNELKTMTFDLTNKESGESLGSVKIDLTNPEKEYVLGENTKVEIMKYYPDFSGMKDGVPQTASQYPNNPAFVFKMITPDKPEGEISFVSIGAAPVEAGENEYKMTFKNVETRNASGLLIKKDVTIPILIIGGVIFLIGVAIGSYWNHRRLWVQQLEDGTILLAAHTNKNWFSIKKDLDAVTEYAHLPKYIDQLDIENVDKNREGDDVE is encoded by the coding sequence ATGGAAAAAATCTCATGTGTTTGTGGTCATGAAAATCCGTATGGTACAAAGATTTGTGGAAAATGCGGAAGACCGCTGTCTGAAGATGCAAAAGCTCAAAAAGTGCTTGATATGCGGTATGATGGTTCAGCTATTCGTTCCAAGACATACAATAAATCTATCATTGATAAAATTTGGAACTTCTTTTCTAGTGTAAAGGTCGGCGTTGCGTTGATCGTTATTACACTAATTACTTCTTCCATTGGTACATTTTTTCCTCAGAAATTTAATATCCAAGCGGCTACAGAAGCGGAAAAAGCGCTATATTATGAACAAAACTATGGAACCATCGGAAAATTGTATTATGAACTTGGCTTCTCTGATATTTATAATTCCTGGTGGTATCAGATTTTAGTTGGGTTATTAGCCATTTCAATAATTGTGGCAAGTCTCGACAGAGGGATTCCTCTTTATAAGTCGTTAAAAAATCAGCGGGTAAAACGACACGAAAGCTTTATGAAGAAGCAGCGAATTGTTGCTCATGGACCAGTAACTGAAGGCGACCCGTCAAAAACCCTCGAGTTAGTTGCTGAGAAAATGGCGAAACTGCGCTATAAAGTACGGAGGGATGGAAACGCTTTATTTGCGGAAAAAAACCGCTTTGCCCGTTCTGGTCCATACATAAATCACCTTGGGCTCATTATATTTATCTTTGGGGTAATGCTGCGCTTCATTCCAGGTTTCCACGTAGATGAAGCCATGTGGATCCGTGAAGGAGAAGTTCGGGCAGTTCCAGGTATGGAAGGATATTTCCTGGAAAATAAGCAATTTATTATAGAAACTTATGATAATGAGCCAACAAAGGCTCAAATTCAACAAGGCGTTACTGCCATTGCGAAAAATTATCAAACAGATGTCAAGCTTTATAAACAAGCAGAAGGTGCTGTATTAGGGAATACGGATGACATGGAACTTGTGAAAGAGTATTCCATTCGTGTCAACCATCCATTAAAATATGATGGATATGCCATTTATCAAATGGATTATCGGTTAAATGAACTAAAAACAATGACATTTGATTTAACCAATAAAGAATCAGGAGAGTCTCTAGGTTCAGTAAAAATTGATTTAACGAATCCAGAAAAAGAGTATGTTTTAGGTGAAAATACAAAAGTTGAAATCATGAAATATTATCCTGACTTTTCTGGAATGAAAGATGGCGTTCCACAAACAGCATCCCAATACCCAAACAATCCTGCTTTTGTATTTAAAATGATTACCCCTGACAAACCTGAAGGGGAAATCAGTTTCGTTTCGATTGGCGCTGCGCCTGTTGAAGCGGGAGAAAATGAATACAAAATGACATTTAAAAATGTGGAAACAAGAAACGCATCTGGATTATTAATCAAGAAAGATGTAACGATTCCAATATTGATTATTGGGGGAGTTATTTTCCTAATTGGTGTAGCCATTGGTTCTTATTGGAATCATCGTCGCCTATGGGTGCAACAACTAGAAGATGGTACGATTTTGCTTGCCGCTCATACAAATAAAAACTGGTTTAGTATTAAAAAAGATTTAGATGCTGTGACAGAGTATGCGCATTTACCGAAATATATTGACCAACTGGATATTGAAAATGTAGATAAAAATAGGGAAGGTGACGATGTCGAATGA
- the ccsB gene encoding c-type cytochrome biogenesis protein CcsB: MSLIDISSNLLLIAFIAYILGTVLIAGSIKQNDGAANRAEKWGKAGIVVSIIGFIAQLGYFVTRWIYAGHAPVSNMFEFTTAFGMFLVGAFILIYFIYRVKILGLVALPIAVLFISYATMFPTDVTPLVPSLQSHWLTIHVVTAAIGQSILAISAVAALIYLLKEVDPKTPSKERFWLEAILYFCVVVVGFVIVTLTFRGMGYEAEFTYIDKTGMEREIVYNMPAIFGMNEYELKSDGAMEPLLEMPALINAKKLTTVTWSFLAGTILYLLYRLIVRKRICELLNPLMTKVNSNLTDEIGYRSVLMGFPIFTLGALVFAMIWAQEAWGRFWGWDPKEVWALITWLFYAAYLHLRLSKGWEGRKSAWLALIGFAIIIFNLVFVNLVIAGLHSYA, from the coding sequence ATGAGTTTGATTGATATAAGCAGCAATTTGCTGTTAATCGCATTTATTGCCTATATTTTAGGTACGGTGTTAATTGCAGGTTCTATCAAACAGAATGATGGAGCTGCAAATAGAGCGGAAAAATGGGGAAAAGCAGGAATTGTTGTTTCGATTATTGGTTTTATTGCACAACTGGGTTATTTTGTCACCCGCTGGATTTATGCAGGACATGCTCCTGTCAGCAATATGTTTGAATTTACAACAGCCTTTGGAATGTTCTTAGTGGGGGCATTTATATTAATCTACTTTATTTACCGAGTGAAAATACTTGGATTAGTGGCATTGCCAATTGCAGTACTTTTCATTTCTTATGCGACGATGTTCCCTACGGATGTAACGCCGCTTGTGCCGTCATTGCAAAGCCACTGGTTGACGATACACGTTGTGACAGCCGCTATTGGTCAATCCATTCTTGCCATTAGCGCAGTTGCCGCTTTAATTTATCTATTGAAAGAAGTGGATCCAAAAACGCCTTCAAAAGAGCGTTTTTGGCTTGAAGCAATTTTATATTTCTGTGTTGTTGTCGTTGGTTTTGTTATTGTAACACTTACTTTCCGCGGCATGGGATATGAAGCTGAGTTTACTTATATTGATAAAACGGGTATGGAAAGAGAAATTGTTTATAATATGCCAGCCATCTTTGGCATGAATGAATATGAATTAAAATCAGATGGCGCAATGGAGCCTTTATTGGAAATGCCGGCTTTAATTAATGCAAAAAAATTGACAACTGTGACATGGTCATTCTTGGCTGGTACGATTCTTTATTTGCTATATCGCTTAATTGTCCGCAAACGCATTTGTGAACTTTTGAATCCTTTAATGACAAAAGTGAACTCCAACTTAACCGATGAAATTGGATACCGTTCTGTATTAATGGGTTTCCCAATCTTCACATTAGGAGCTCTTGTCTTTGCCATGATTTGGGCTCAAGAAGCATGGGGCCGATTCTGGGGATGGGATCCAAAAGAAGTATGGGCGTTGATTACTTGGTTGTTCTATGCAGCTTATCTTCATTTGCGCCTGTCCAAAGGCTGGGAAGGAAGAAAATCCGCATGGCTTGCATTAATCGGATTTGCCATTATCATCTTTAACTTAGTCTTTGTCAACTTAGTAATTGCTGGCTTGCATTCTTATGCATAA
- a CDS encoding response regulator transcription factor codes for MSEKVSILVVDDEDRIRRLLKMYLEREGYEVDEAENGEVALKKALDKDYHCVILDIMMPEKDGLQVCEELREKKSTPIILLTAKGEEANRVQGFELGADDYIVKPFSPREVVLRVKAILRRSSALTQMSSTTTSRDIVVFPHLTIDNDAHRVTCDGQEVNLTPKEYELLYFLAKSPDKVFDREQLLKEVWHYDFFGDLRTVDTHIKRLREKLNRVSDKAAKMIVTVWGVGYKFEVIND; via the coding sequence GTGTCTGAAAAAGTTTCTATTTTAGTCGTAGATGATGAAGATCGAATTCGTCGTCTTTTAAAAATGTATTTAGAGCGCGAAGGATACGAGGTAGATGAGGCTGAGAACGGGGAAGTTGCGTTAAAAAAAGCTTTGGATAAAGATTATCATTGCGTCATTTTAGATATAATGATGCCTGAAAAAGATGGCTTGCAAGTTTGTGAAGAGTTGAGAGAAAAAAAATCGACGCCAATTATTTTATTAACTGCAAAAGGTGAAGAAGCAAATCGGGTGCAAGGGTTTGAATTAGGGGCGGATGATTACATTGTTAAACCATTTAGTCCACGTGAGGTAGTTTTGCGCGTGAAAGCGATTTTACGACGTTCCAGCGCGTTGACTCAAATGTCAAGTACGACTACATCAAGAGATATTGTCGTATTCCCTCATTTAACGATCGATAATGATGCCCATCGAGTAACATGTGATGGACAAGAAGTGAACTTAACACCGAAAGAATACGAACTTCTTTATTTCTTAGCAAAGTCGCCAGATAAAGTTTTCGATCGCGAACAATTATTAAAAGAAGTATGGCATTATGATTTCTTCGGCGATTTGCGCACTGTCGATACCCATATAAAGCGCTTACGTGAAAAATTAAACCGCGTATCGGATAAGGCGGCAAAAATGATTGTAACCGTATGGGGCGTAGGTTACAAGTTCGAGGTTATCAATGACTAG
- a CDS encoding ATP-binding protein, producing MTRIWNSLVGKLWATILLLVSFVLFIFTVAMLEFLDDFHIKQAESSLKQAATTISNIVAHTDIDQITDDLLQDLLIEDTNAFIALDDHTVISSYQSGKNQEEIRKELLESKEFQNIFKSNKPIIRQMILPSQTDEDKMESYFVLGYPLSIENEVQGELFIYQNPSALHETTEQTTKIVFLSALIAFVLTTFFAFFLSSKITQPLRKMREYAFDIAKGNFDERLPTNQSDEIGQLAVAFNQMGRQLKHHLEVINQEKEQLSSILTSMTDAVITFNRDKTILLSNPPAERLLQRWFIRNGMNKELFLPDEFYAMLDHVLTFEDKLEEDLEIDGSYYRITISPLKSSSQAIRGAIAVIRDMTEQIKLDKLRSDFIANVSHELRTPIAMLQGYSEAILDGIVESEEERNEMIRIIYDESQRMGRLVADLLDLARMESGHTTLVKESVPINPVFERITQKFSQVAKENHVHLNFHTEMSDDAVISIDEDRIEQVLTNLIDNAIRHTPAEGSVTVSLEHELSYLKVQVSDTGEGISKEDLPFVFERFYKADKARTRNKKVGTGLGLAIAKNIVEAHNGNIRVESELGKGTTFTFYLPLNG from the coding sequence ATGACTAGAATATGGAATAGTCTTGTCGGGAAGCTATGGGCAACCATATTGCTTCTCGTTTCATTTGTGTTATTTATTTTTACCGTTGCCATGCTTGAATTTCTTGATGATTTCCACATTAAACAAGCGGAAAGTTCATTAAAACAAGCGGCAACGACCATTTCAAATATTGTTGCCCATACGGATATCGATCAAATCACCGATGATTTATTGCAAGATTTATTAATTGAAGATACCAATGCATTTATCGCCCTAGATGATCATACGGTTATCTCAAGCTACCAGTCAGGAAAAAATCAAGAGGAAATCAGAAAAGAGTTGCTGGAATCAAAAGAATTCCAAAACATTTTTAAATCCAATAAACCAATTATTCGACAAATGATTTTGCCTTCCCAAACGGATGAAGACAAAATGGAATCGTATTTTGTATTGGGATATCCTTTATCCATTGAGAATGAAGTGCAAGGCGAATTGTTTATTTATCAAAATCCTTCTGCTTTGCATGAAACGACGGAACAAACAACTAAAATTGTCTTTCTTTCAGCGCTGATTGCTTTTGTGTTAACCACTTTTTTTGCTTTTTTCTTGTCATCCAAAATTACGCAGCCCCTTCGAAAAATGCGGGAATATGCCTTTGATATTGCAAAAGGAAATTTTGATGAGCGTCTGCCGACAAATCAGAGCGATGAAATCGGGCAGTTGGCTGTAGCTTTCAATCAAATGGGCCGACAATTAAAACATCATTTAGAAGTAATCAACCAAGAAAAGGAACAGTTATCAAGCATTCTTACATCCATGACGGATGCTGTGATTACCTTTAATCGGGACAAAACCATCTTGCTGAGCAACCCTCCAGCGGAACGATTGTTGCAGCGCTGGTTTATCCGGAACGGCATGAATAAAGAACTATTTTTGCCAGATGAATTTTATGCCATGTTGGATCATGTATTAACCTTCGAAGATAAGCTTGAGGAAGATTTAGAAATTGATGGTTCCTATTATCGCATTACCATCAGTCCATTGAAAAGCAGCAGTCAGGCCATCCGCGGTGCCATAGCGGTTATTCGGGATATGACGGAACAGATTAAATTGGATAAATTGCGTTCAGATTTTATTGCCAATGTTTCCCATGAATTAAGAACTCCGATTGCCATGCTGCAAGGGTATTCAGAAGCCATTTTGGATGGCATTGTCGAGTCGGAAGAAGAACGAAATGAAATGATTCGAATTATATATGATGAATCCCAACGCATGGGTCGTTTAGTGGCTGATTTGCTCGATTTGGCGAGAATGGAATCGGGGCATACGACATTAGTGAAAGAGTCTGTACCAATCAATCCGGTGTTTGAACGAATTACCCAAAAGTTCAGCCAAGTAGCGAAGGAAAACCATGTTCATTTGAATTTCCATACAGAAATGTCGGATGATGCGGTGATTAGCATTGATGAAGACCGCATCGAACAAGTGTTGACAAATTTAATTGATAACGCAATCCGGCATACACCTGCAGAGGGCAGTGTCACCGTATCGTTGGAACATGAGTTATCCTATTTGAAAGTTCAAGTATCCGATACGGGAGAAGGCATTTCAAAAGAAGACTTGCCATTTGTTTTTGAACGATTCTATAAAGCGGATAAGGCAAGAACTCGAAATAAAAAAGTAGGTACGGGGTTAGGACTTGCCATCGCCAAAAATATTGTAGAAGCGCATAACGGAAATATTCGGGTAGAGAGCGAATTAGGAAAAGGAACAACCTTTACTTTCTACTTGCCATTAAACGGTTAA
- a CDS encoding RNA polymerase sigma factor SigX yields the protein MKESIFHRLYDYYHQDVFQFLVYLVKDRLVAEDLSHEVYVRVLKSYDRFQGKSSEKTWLFAIAKNVAIDYFRKNSVRASRSLQFFDWEKEQLVSPTKSPEAFTELNDELKQLLEALEKCTGDQQMVIILRYFQELSIAETAAVLNWTEGKVKTTQYRAIKQLRELLSHHKEAKPHES from the coding sequence TTGAAAGAATCCATATTCCATCGACTGTATGATTATTATCATCAAGATGTGTTCCAATTTTTAGTATATTTGGTAAAGGATCGATTGGTGGCGGAAGACTTGTCCCATGAAGTATATGTACGAGTTTTGAAGTCTTATGATCGATTTCAAGGGAAAAGCTCTGAAAAGACGTGGCTTTTTGCCATTGCAAAAAATGTAGCCATTGATTATTTTCGGAAAAATTCCGTGCGGGCATCCCGTTCCCTTCAATTTTTTGACTGGGAAAAGGAACAGCTTGTATCTCCAACGAAATCACCGGAAGCCTTTACCGAACTCAATGATGAACTGAAGCAACTGTTAGAAGCCCTGGAGAAGTGTACAGGGGATCAGCAAATGGTGATTATTTTGCGTTATTTTCAAGAATTATCCATTGCAGAGACAGCAGCCGTATTAAATTGGACGGAAGGAAAAGTCAAGACGACTCAATACCGCGCCATAAAGCAATTGCGGGAATTGTTATCACATCATAAGGAGGCGAAACCACATGAATCATGA
- a CDS encoding ECF transporter S component, with amino-acid sequence MKKMKVRSFVTIAMLSSISFILMFLNFPLPYFPVFLEIDFSDVPALLAAITMGPVAGILVELIKNILNWLFIGAPTGVPVGHMANFATGILFILPVYYIYKKSNSLRGLIFGLVAGTFTMAIGMSILNYVAFLPMYTYFLGMGSFDVKETIVLGILPFNIVKGILLMVLVLMLFRTMRTWIENQRAQYLLQKQ; translated from the coding sequence ATGAAGAAAATGAAAGTGCGATCATTTGTAACAATCGCCATGCTATCAAGTATTTCATTCATTTTAATGTTTTTAAACTTCCCATTGCCTTATTTTCCGGTATTTTTAGAAATTGATTTCAGCGACGTTCCTGCATTGCTTGCAGCGATTACAATGGGACCTGTTGCTGGCATTTTAGTAGAGCTGATTAAAAATATTTTGAATTGGTTGTTTATCGGTGCGCCGACTGGAGTTCCGGTAGGCCACATGGCAAATTTTGCAACTGGCATCTTGTTTATTTTGCCTGTATATTACATTTATAAAAAATCAAATTCCTTACGAGGTTTAATTTTTGGACTAGTTGCCGGAACCTTTACAATGGCGATTGGCATGAGCATCTTGAACTATGTTGCTTTCTTGCCGATGTATACGTATTTCTTAGGTATGGGAAGCTTTGATGTAAAAGAAACGATTGTACTCGGTATTTTGCCGTTTAATATTGTGAAAGGCATCTTATTAATGGTGCTAGTATTGATGCTGTTTAGAACGATGAGAACATGGATTGAAAACCAAAGAGCCCAATACTTATTGCAAAAACAATAA
- a CDS encoding TlpA disulfide reductase family protein: MKKEKISIFFLLLIGCTGIWTIYSHFFKEEKREEETMTENEFIDFLYQHLGMEEMHEFEDDEEHLLETSYQPMDLEATDFKLKTINHGTIKLSDFKGKKILLNFWTSWCPPCKEEMPQLNDFYVQEAKKLNVEILAVNITDQEISPEDVNDFSEEYQLQFPVLLDEQGEVSKRYQVLTIPTSFIISEDGRIIEKIIGPVTKDALLEKFP, from the coding sequence ATGAAAAAAGAGAAAATATCTATTTTCTTTTTATTATTAATTGGTTGTACAGGCATTTGGACAATTTATTCTCATTTTTTTAAGGAGGAAAAGAGAGAAGAGGAGACGATGACGGAAAATGAGTTTATTGATTTTTTATATCAGCATTTAGGAATGGAAGAAATGCACGAATTTGAAGATGACGAGGAGCATTTATTGGAGACATCCTATCAGCCGATGGATTTAGAGGCTACGGATTTCAAACTCAAAACCATCAATCATGGAACTATAAAGTTGTCGGATTTTAAAGGGAAAAAAATCTTGCTGAACTTTTGGACGAGCTGGTGCCCGCCTTGCAAAGAAGAAATGCCACAATTAAACGATTTTTATGTGCAGGAGGCAAAAAAGCTCAATGTAGAAATATTGGCGGTCAATATTACCGACCAAGAGATTTCCCCTGAAGATGTGAACGATTTTTCTGAAGAATATCAATTGCAGTTTCCTGTTTTGTTGGATGAGCAAGGAGAAGTTTCAAAACGTTATCAAGTGCTTACGATTCCAACAAGTTTCATCATCAGCGAGGATGGCCGCATTATTGAAAAAATCATTGGCCCCGTTACAAAAGATGCGTTATTGGAGAAATTTCCATGA
- the fabI gene encoding enoyl-ACP reductase FabI → MDHLNLNNKNIVVMGVANERSIAWGAAKKLLEVGSNVIFTYRKERSKAKIEKLLEDYKDHKTAVIECDVNSDESIQNAFKQIGEQFGVIHGIVHSVAFAHAEDLKNRFVETTRDGFAFALDTSAYSLIAVAREARPYMTEGGSIVTMSYLGAERVLEGYNVMGVAKAALEASVRYLAADLGKEGIRVNAISAGAIRTLAAKGVPSFNEALHRYEETSPLKRNTNKEEVGDMTVVMLSDLSRGITGETIYVDSGYHIMG, encoded by the coding sequence ATGGATCATTTAAATTTAAATAATAAAAATATTGTTGTCATGGGCGTTGCCAATGAACGAAGCATCGCTTGGGGAGCAGCGAAAAAACTGTTGGAAGTTGGATCAAACGTCATTTTCACTTACCGAAAAGAACGCTCAAAAGCAAAAATCGAAAAACTATTAGAAGACTACAAAGATCATAAAACCGCTGTTATTGAATGTGATGTAAACAGCGATGAATCCATTCAAAATGCATTTAAACAAATCGGCGAACAATTCGGTGTCATTCACGGCATTGTCCACTCTGTTGCCTTTGCCCATGCAGAAGACTTAAAAAACCGCTTTGTTGAGACAACGCGCGATGGTTTTGCCTTCGCTCTTGATACAAGCGCTTATTCTTTAATTGCCGTTGCAAGAGAAGCGCGTCCTTACATGACAGAAGGCGGTTCCATTGTAACAATGTCTTACCTCGGGGCAGAACGCGTGCTTGAAGGATATAATGTTATGGGTGTTGCAAAAGCTGCATTGGAAGCATCCGTCCGTTATTTGGCAGCAGACTTGGGCAAAGAAGGTATTCGCGTGAATGCCATTTCTGCCGGCGCCATCCGCACCCTTGCGGCAAAAGGAGTTCCAAGCTTCAATGAAGCCCTTCACCGCTACGAAGAAACATCACCACTAAAACGCAATACAAACAAAGAAGAAGTGGGCGATATGACAGTCGTAATGTTGAGCGACTTATCCCGAGGCATCACAGGAGAAACGATTTACGTCGACTCCGGCTATCATATTATGGGATAA
- a CDS encoding PadR family transcriptional regulator codes for MSIRSQLLKGVLDGCILAIIEKDKIYGYELSKKLEQVGLEISEGTIYPVLLRLQKNGYIVGEVRASDSGPNRKYYSITIKGKEALEEIRNEWKLLSSAIEKLLGRDEHESSC; via the coding sequence TTGTCCATCCGAAGCCAGTTGTTAAAAGGTGTACTCGATGGATGTATTTTAGCCATCATTGAAAAAGATAAAATATATGGATATGAGTTGTCCAAAAAACTGGAGCAAGTGGGGTTGGAAATTAGTGAAGGAACGATTTATCCAGTGTTGCTTCGTCTTCAAAAAAATGGATATATTGTTGGGGAAGTGAGGGCATCCGATTCAGGGCCAAATCGAAAATATTATTCGATCACCATCAAAGGAAAAGAAGCACTTGAAGAAATCAGAAACGAATGGAAGCTTCTTTCAAGTGCCATAGAGAAACTATTAGGGAGGGATGAACATGAAAGTTCCTGTTAA
- a CDS encoding DUF1129 family protein, with product MKVPVKELIRQNNEKRKLLTKENQEYYENFLVYIRANFSRDERAIEEVLLEMLDHLLEAQKEGKTAKEVFGKNPKELADEIIASLPKESWKRQLEFIVEIIMTLFGWYFIARGIVPLIQKEDQTIYSGTLVVSGLLLIASLAVLIHFVFVLLKKEAFKDRRKKKVGTILYGILIVGLFALSLYVKFAIHPFGPSFETSYYSIFGLGCFFLLASYLFKKMRESQT from the coding sequence ATGAAAGTTCCTGTTAAAGAACTCATACGGCAAAATAACGAAAAGCGCAAACTTTTGACAAAGGAAAATCAAGAATACTACGAGAACTTCCTTGTCTATATACGAGCGAATTTCAGCCGGGATGAGCGGGCAATAGAAGAAGTGCTGCTTGAAATGCTCGATCATCTATTGGAGGCGCAAAAAGAAGGCAAGACGGCTAAGGAAGTGTTTGGAAAAAATCCGAAAGAGCTGGCGGATGAAATCATTGCTTCCTTGCCGAAAGAATCATGGAAACGCCAACTAGAATTTATTGTTGAGATCATTATGACTTTATTTGGTTGGTATTTTATTGCTAGGGGAATTGTGCCCCTTATACAAAAAGAGGACCAGACGATTTATTCAGGAACGCTTGTTGTCTCTGGGCTTCTTTTGATTGCAAGTTTAGCGGTATTGATTCATTTTGTTTTCGTTCTATTGAAAAAAGAAGCTTTTAAAGATCGCAGAAAGAAAAAAGTCGGCACCATTTTATATGGAATTCTGATTGTTGGATTATTTGCCTTAAGCCTTTATGTGAAATTTGCCATTCACCCCTTTGGCCCATCTTTTGAAACTTCCTATTATTCAATTTTCGGTCTTGGCTGCTTCTTTCTACTAGCTTCTTATTTATTTAAGAAAATGCGGGAGAGCCAAACATAA